AGGTCCTGTCATTATACAATAAAGCAAAGAATTTACTAAGGGAGTTTTATCAGCATTTCCCACTTCGACGTGTTCATCAGGATATCCCAGATGTTCAAGCACAGCTATGGGAACATCCAGCCCGAAGCTCTCAAGTGTCGAGGCTACCATATCAACACCCATTTCAGGTGAAGGCAGTAAAAACACAGTTGAGCCGGATTCAATGGCTTGTCTGAACTTTACTACCGCTGACGTGGGATTCCTGCCATGCGCGGTGACTACTACAACATCTGCTATATCTACCCTTAGTCTGGCACATGCCACCTGCAGCGAGGAGAGACCAGGTATTATCTCGGCATCAGGACCTGCATATTTCCCCAAACCTGAAAGGTTGGGGTCTCCTGTTGACAGCACAACTGCATTTGAAGGCAGTTCATTGATCTTTGAATAATCACCAATGTTTTTTGCCTCGCACGTTATGTATTCCTGTGCCAGTTTGATAGCACGGGGAGAACCATAAATAATTTCTGCATGTTGAATTACTTTTGAGGCCTCAGAAGTCAACATGCCAGGACCAACACCTACTCCCACGATCTTCATGCCATCTCACCCGTATCCAAGATAATATTGCCAGTCCGGTCTACAATCACTATCCTTGCAC
The sequence above is a segment of the Methanosarcinales archaeon genome. Coding sequences within it:
- a CDS encoding cobalt-precorrin-7 (C(5))-methyltransferase, producing MKIVGVGVGPGMLTSEASKVIQHAEIIYGSPRAIKLAQEYITCEAKNIGDYSKINELPSNAVVLSTGDPNLSGLGKYAGPDAEIIPGLSSLQVACARLRVDIADVVVVTAHGRNPTSAVVKFRQAIESGSTVFLLPSPEMGVDMVASTLESFGLDVPIAVLEHLGYPDEHVEVGNADKTPLVNSLLYCIMTGPAIRLDFNLKNKTKI